The nucleotide sequence TGAtttccaccgccgctgcgagccGTGCCCTTCCGCATAGTCcgactgcgccgccgtggtTGCCGGAGGCATCGACGTGGCCCGAAGAAAACCGCCCCCGCCGTCACTGCGGTGGATGAGGATACCTTCTTCCTCCACTACGGACTGCACcgggacgctgctgcgcgtcttGATAAGACCTCCACGACTGactcctgccgcagcggtcccgctgctgtcgcgaAAGATAGAGAAGTCGGATGGCCGCGCCGAAGCGGGGCAAGAGGAGGTGCAAATTGCAGACACGGACGGGTAATGCGAGGTGACAGAGACGTCAATGTCGACAAGGGTATCGCCGTCTATGTGACTGGGATACAAGAGGTGCGACGCTTCCTCCGTCTGTGTGAGTTCGTGCCCCTCTGCTGTGGCCGCTgaagcacgcacagacatcggacggctgccgctggtCGTGTCTGACTCCATTGGCAGCTCAGCGCTTAGCCGCACACCCGATCGGCGTGAGTCGCggccttcttctttctccaGACGTCGTAGCTCTTGCTGAACGGCCATGTCCTGCATCTGGAAGGCCACACACAACTCCCGTCCCAGCCGGTCGTACATTGGATACTTGGAGAAAAAGACGACATTGGGAttgcaggaggagagcgctAAGCGGCGCTGTTCGTACTGGCGAGTGGTGCGACGCGTCAGTGTCGACAGTGTAGAGGTGGCTGGTGCATTGTTCTCGCTTGCCTGCCCCGCagcacgctgcggcggtgtcacTCCACAGAtatcgtcctcctcctctttcagTTCTTGTACGTACTCTTCTACTGTCATCCGGCGGATGTACGTCGTGTCGTGGCCGTATACGGCATCGTAGGGGGAGTACAttggcgtgtgcgcgccgcGTCTGTGAAGAGGTCTAAGTTGGGTAAGCCAAGAGGGCAAAGAGGCGAACGTAAGAGCAAAGGGTCTTATCGAGTCGGCACTCGAGCAATTCGCGCGTCATGGGGCCGTCGTGTGACGTCGTACAAAGGGTGAGTacagggaaagggagaagggtaGGAGAGGGATCGATAGATCGGTGTCGAAGAGGCTCATATGAGGAGAACCAAGCACCTACACACGCAGGGAAGGACGGgggaaggtgtgtgtgtagagagagagagggcgcagTGGGTTACGAAGCAACAGCGCTGCGTCTGTCACTTTTGGACTGGTCGTACCAGTGGCGACAGAGCAggttggtgttggtggtggaggtgggggagggtaTAGCGCGAAAATAGTGTGCGTCTTTGATCCACCCACTGAATGGTGCGTCTTTGTGTTGAATTCCTGGCAGGTGAAACTGGTAGTGGTATAGGATGATACGCAAATTGAATGTCGTGGCTCACATAGCCGAAAAGACATGCGCGCAGGGCAGACCACCGACACTGTGCGCTGTTAGCCGGGTGCAGGGGCGCTACGAcccagcagcgtcgcccgCATCGCCTCTCGCACTTCCCAGTAATCTAACATCGGGGTGGAGGCCACGTCGAGTATGCCGAATTTGTTTACGGCAGTCCACTTCCACGCCTCCGCGACTGAGAAGAGCGGCCTGTTGTTCAGTGTTTGGAAGTACTGCTCGTGGGACGTGTGCGGGGAGGGTGCCCGAGCATCCTGCTCCGGACTGTAGCTGGAGCGCGTCCGGCGGCCGCGGTGCGGACCCTTGTCCGTTTCACCTATAACCTCCCCGCTCTCGACAGAGCACAGAGTCACGCTTTGGTTTCGGTGTGTGCCACTGCTGACCATGGAGCTGTCGAGGCCGTTGGCTGGGTCGACAGTGGGGTTAGCGATTTCATGCAGGTTGCGCAGAGTCCAGCtagccgccaccgcgtcccACATGGCCGGATCTTGGAGTAAGAACCCCACCTTGCCATATTGATGCACGTCCAACACCCCTCCATACGTGTCCACGAAAGTTCCGGAGACAGCGGAGTTGCCCATCGTGGTACTGATGGCAGACAAGATTTCACTTGGCACCATCTCCCGCGGTATGGTCATTAGATGGCCCAccaggcagtgcagcacgcacgctATATCCGACGGTGAGACCACGATATTGCTGAAAGATTCGATCGccgtactgctgctgccgctcttaTGGGTGTCGCTGCGATCCTCTGTAGCAGCCTCAGCTTGGTCAACCTTCTGCCGCCCGCCAGACCCAACAGACTGCGACCCCCCCGGATGCTGGTGTGCAGCTCGTGTTTCGGATGGTGTTGAGcagtgcaccgccgccgcctcccgaTGCGTTGCACCGCGCGGCGTTCGCTCGAGAGCCACGTGTGATGTCACCCGCGTGTAGGACTGCAGCAAGCCCGAGCGGGTGTGCTGCACTCGAGAGCGCAACAGCTCTTCGTCGGGCATAAATAGGATCGCCAGTGCCTTCAAGATAGTCATCCATCGCGGGATGCGACGGAGGGCAAGTGTACCCGGTGACATCCCAACGGCAAAGCTACCGCGTAGCACCAGTAGCAGGTGGCGCAAGTAGCGCGTGACAGAGCTGGACAGGGTGACTGTCTCCAGCAGGGATTGCCCATCGGACGCTGTCATAACCTCCATCATGAAGCGCTTGTTCACAATGCTCGAGGAGAACACAGTCGCTGTTTGCAGTACCACGGCACTATCACTGGCGTGTGTGGAGACGTAAGTGGAAAGTGTGAAGAGCGCTCGCAGCGGCTCGGGGAGAAGAATGGCGTAGTTTCGATTGCTACAGAAGGCGACGATGCGCAGAGTCGGCACTCGCACGGTACGATGATGGTTTCGCACCTGCTCAAACATTAGCAGGTCCATGAGGGCCGACTGCACTGCGGCTGACGCGTCGGCAATGCCGTGCAGGCACACTATGACCACCTGCCGTTGTGCACccgtgctgcgcggcggcggaggccaCTGCTGCCCGATTTGCGAGGCGCTGGTAGATACGGCTGCGGGAGCGCACGCCTCATTTCGGTTCTCGCCCAGGTTCGCAGGGGAGAAGACGGAGACGTCCTCCAAAGTCGACGCACCGagtgcaccgccgctgccagccgATGTGGTGGGCGGAAGCCCTGTTGCCGCCATCTCAGCCCTCACAAGAAACCCGCACAGGTCTTCCGGGGTGGTGCGCGGGGTGATGGCGAAGTCTACGTATTTTGGGCCCTTCGGCATCGATGTGATGAGGTTTGTGTTGAGGCGCGCCGACTCGTGGAGTACGAGGAGGTGCGTGTtcggcacgcagcagcacacagacaccagTGCGTAAAGCTGCCGGCACTCACATGTGACTGGATTGCCGGTTGCAGGCCATTGCCGGGTGAACGGGTGTGGGAAGCATTGAATGAGTGAAGGACGCATCGGTTGACGCGCTAAATTCAGAATGGACGCGGGTGTTGGGTACGATGAGACGTGGCGCCTTACAACTGCGACAGagcggaaaggaggagagattCAAGTTTCTACTTGGCCTAGAGCCGgcaagaaggggaggagggattTGCGCTATACgtggctgcttctctccaccctTGCCTTTGATGGAACGGCGGACCGGTGAAGCgggcaaaacaaaaaagttACGTCATGCAGTCAAAGAGcgcagaaggaaaagaggttgggtgagcagagaggaggagagaaaagaacgaGCATATAGGTGGTATGTGAGAGGGACACAAGAGAGACGCTGCCAAAGCTGTGCGGTTACCatgtgcctctgccgcgtgcGTTATTACCCCATTCATTGTTTTTTCGTGCCGTGGCCTGTTGAatttgtgtgtgtccgcTCCGCACATTCGACCTTGACCAACGTactcgtgtgtgcgtgtcacATTGCGCATGCACGTACGACGCGCctttctgttgttgtcgttgctgccTTAATCTTGAGAGAAagcacacagaggaggagacggcaaacaggcgaaaagagaaggtgtgggggcggggggcaacccctcctccctcctccctcctcctccggcgaCAGCCAAAGGGCCAAGAAGAAAAATGGAAAAATATATATAAATAAAAAGAACACCCCCCTCAAAAAACGGCAAACGTACCATCACAAAAaatttccccttctccccaaCGTATACAGGACGTGTGCCCGCGTGCACATCGATGCGATGCGCCTACACCCACACGCCGGTGTTGGCACCAtcaagaaggagaggaggagtgaagggggaaaggagaaggctgtttgcttttttttATGGTTGAACGTGCCCGTTCTCTGACATTCAACATGGGTTCAACTCCACTCCACcccccggcctgccacaggcccaaTTGCGTGGGGCGAAGTACTCGTAAACACGCGCGTTACAGCAATACACCGACTCAGCCATCGGAGCATGACCCCTGCCTcaaactctgcccacccgcTTCGCCGGCCTCCACCTGGCCGATCCCttgcggtggcgcaggctccacaccagtaggcagcgaAGGCCGGGTGGGATACGCTCGAGCCACGGGGACACCTTGCCCATCGTATGGACGGCACAAGCGTGTTTACTGTTGCAGGTCGCTCTGACGCAACGTCATTCAGGACCCGACCGCAGACATCAGGAGCGATACACTGCTCACACTTCCCTCACGTCTTAGGTGCCTGACCCTATCAGAACCCGAAGGGCTTCGGCATGTGGCAGGGGATGAAGGTCAGCAAAATCTAagtgaaaaagagaaagtggAAACCACAAAGTCGTGACGGGGTGGTAGTGAGTGCGTGAATGGAGTAGGGAGAGGCGAAGCgaggcagaaaaagagaaaacgcaaGAGCAAGTATGTCATCTAGAGAGCCAAGCGCAAAACACaaaggcgagaggggggggggaaggagatACAAACgtgaaaagggggagcaAAACACCACCCAAGATGTAGAGAAGAAGGAAGCAAAAAGGGGCGAGATCGAAGTTAAGGAaaggcgcgcacacagacagccACGTCCACAaagtgagtgagagagagagaagccggCATTGTGCGTGTTGCTGCCAGTGTACTCAGCCAAACTCGTCGGAGAGCTCGTCGGCTACGTCATCCTCTTGCTCAAGCCCTGCTTGCCGTCCACGGttctgtcgccgctgcccgcTTTCTCGTGTGCTGAGCGGGTAGTTGCTATTCGTACTCTCAAGCCTGCCACCCTGGCCGGTTCCAAGAGCGtagtcgccaccgccgccataTGCCATGCCATCATTTGCGTTGTAGTAGTTCGAAGGGCTTACGTACGTATCGCCACCGTGAAGGTCGCTCTTGCCGGAGACTCTTTGTTGCCCCTGCAGAGGCATGCGAGGGCTTGGCTCTGCCCTGTCGTCGATGTCGTCCTTCGCGTCATcgcggcgtcgtcggcgatgacggcgccggtggtgcgtgtgtgacgcGCCCTGGGAGTATTGCTGCGACTGTGACGGGTCGTAGATCTCGCCAGCGCCTTCCATTGTGTACTCGCCTTCTTGGGGTGACCATGCATCTTGGGTGGCACCGCTGTCATCTGCAGGGTCAAGTGTGAAGCCGTTGTTCCAGTAGCCGTAGGTaccaccgtcgtcgccgaAGCCGCCCTCATGAATCGAAAGGGGCTCATCACTGTAGATCACCTCCGACCTAcccacagcgccgtcgttgtCACCAAAGCGTCCGCGATCGATGCCGTTCGCCTCGTTTTCTGTGAAGTAGTCTTCAAAGGGAACGTCGAAAAACTGATCTCCCGGCCCGGCTTCGAGGCCGCTGGGCAACTCACCCTCAACGCCTCCGCTCATTTCATCGGGCCGGGCAGCCATCAGGTTCTCCCTCCATGCAAACCCCATCTTGTCCAACTGCGACTCGTTGTCACCAAAGGTCCTCTTCAGCTGCTCAAATCGCTTCTCCTTCAACGCCCGCGCCACCTGTTCTCGCATTGCCTGAACAAGCGCCTCGAAGGCCTCCTCCGTGGTGAGTTGGTAGGAGCGGACAATCCGCACTTTCTGCCCCTTCTTGATCGCGTTGCGTGCGTCTTCGATGATGGCGTTGCGCTGTGCCGTgtgcagcttcagcagcggcttgGAGGTGTTGCACAGGAGCCCGCGAGACTCCCATGGCGCGTCTGCCTCGGAGAGCAATATGATCCCCTCGTCGCTGGAGAAGTAGCACAATACGATGACCGCAGATATGTAAATAAGCTCGGACACACACGTCGCCGCAAACGGCAAGTACACAATGGCAGAGAAGATGGTGAAGTTGTCGAACTCGCTATTCAGCAGCTGTTCGTAGTTAGTCTCCCGCATCTGCTCTGCACAGtactgcagcgcgcgctgaaAGAGCTGCCGGTTGCCGTCGAAGGCCCACACGAGCACAACGATGGCAATGGAGTACACCTGTGTCAGCATGACGGTGATGTGGTAGAGAGGGACGTGTACGCCGAAGATGCGAAGGTGACGGTTGCCCTTGGTGTAGTTGAGTGCAGCAACGAGGTTGTTGACGAGGAGCAAAAACTCGAGCACGAAAATCCCCGTCACGTACTGTGCCATCGTCATGAGACCATAGCCGATGTTGCCTGACGTCACTTCCACTGTACCGCGCACGTTGCCCAGTAGGATGCTTCCATTGTACGTGCAATTCTCCATGACCAAAAGGATGCTGTCGGATATGACGAGGTTGCGGTTGCGGTAGTATGACGGCATCGAATTGCTCAGACGGATGAAGAAGTCAGACATGAAGATCACCAAACTCGCCAAGTGGACAGCGTTGGCGAGCGTGTAGAGGGACTTGAAGACGAACTCCAGTGTCCGCCGCGGGTACTGCGGGGTGGGGTAGATAAAGAACATTGCTACTACGCGATTCGCTGCTCttcactcacacacacacgcgcacctacacatacacacgctaaaacgaaaaaaacaaaaaaacgcTGTCCTTGTCGGCACCTGGAACGGTCGTCTGGTCAGCAGGTGCGGCGATCAAAGGGAGgcgggagagaagaggagggggtaggcgaaacaagaggaaagggaggcgcgAGGTGTAGCAGACGAAAGCAATCTGCAGATGAAAAAGAGCCGTATGACACAATAGTCATGTGTAGCCCGTCAGAATAATATGATtgagtgagaggggggagggggggagtcgatgtacttgtgtgtgcttgtgctccTGCGTGACggatgggtgggtgaggggtcggagacagacagagagagagagagggcgaggcagagagaaagaggagtcagtaaaaaaaaaaaaacgcaggGCGAGGCCACTGTTTAcgaaagcaagagagaaacgcTGGAGGCGAGTTTTGTCGCGCAGCAACATGAGGAAAAAACATAAATGGCAGAGTCTGGCAAGAATGCCCGGCGACAGCATCTGCAGTACTCCAAGTCCACCTTAATTTTTTGTTTTATTCGTGCGCATGCGACTTTCCGGAGTTGcagtcccccacccccccacccccattCGATAGGCCGacctaccaccaccacctgtcCTCCACTGTCAGCACCCAGGGGCAGACCCACGCCTCACAACCGCATGCACTCCCATGCATGTATGAGCttggggggagagagacagcgctCGTGCAGCGAAGACGAGTCCACAAGGAAGAAGCGGAGGCGCATCATGCCATCCACATCAGGTGCACAGAGTCCCCCCTCTACTTCAGCACTCCACGTTGACGTCCCTACAAGAGCCTGTCTTTTCACGGTTGTGCGCAGCTCCCCTTCTGCGTTgtctcctttccccttcaaCGTCGCTGCTTCTTTAGACGCGAGATACGCCAGGAACTGCCTGTCTCCCACGACTTTAGAATTGGCGTGAAGCGTTCAGCAGCTTGCTCCTTGGTGAGTCGCCCTTCCTTCGGCTTTGCGTAAAAGGCTGGCGCCAGCTCCACCAGCCACTTCGGCTCGATCGCCAGAAGCTCCGTCATGTACTCCCGCTTCGTCATGCGGAGGTCATCGTACAGGACGTACTTGGGCGGATCGTCGATGAGCACCGAGGAGGGGTGCACGTACACCTCACGCCTGTCAGACAATGTGACGTACGAGCGGGTGTGTGAGTCGacgcgccgcgccgcgttGAAGAAGTACCCGGCCGTGATGGACTTGCGCACCTCGTCGATGTTTGTGTCATTCTCGTGTGATATGTGCTGGTTGCGCCGTGCCAGCATCTCCTTGAGCTGGTCGCGTGTGTCACGCGCCTCGACCAGCATGCGGTGCTTCAGGAAGTTGTGCTTGCTCCAGTCTTCCGACATGCCGTTCTCCACCCAAGCGTCATAGACCGCCATGAGGGTGAGTTGATCACCCTCCGGCTGCATGAactggcgccgcgccgcgtcAGACGCCTCTTGTTGATCTCGAGGGCGGTAGAAGACGCCACGTTTCTGCACTGCTAGCATCGAGACAATCGTGAGGACCGGCTCACTGCAGCCCAAGTCGACCGCGGTGAGTAATGTTTTGCTCTGCGAGGGGTCGATTGACAACTGCGCCATGCGACTCCCTAGCGGAGTCAGCAgtccgtcgtcgtcgagcgCCTCAAGGTAGCGCAGCTTCTCTAGTGCTGACACAATGGCCCCCTTCGGAGGGCAGTCCATGAGCTCGAGATTGAGGAGATCGAGCCCCATGGCCTTCAGCTGTAGGGTAACGTGGAAGAGGCTTGTCCGCATAATGTCTGGCACTGTCTCTGGCACCATGTCGGTCGTGAACTGCTTCTCTGTGTACATCCGGTAGCACTTGCCAGGCCCGATACGCCCCGCACGACCggagcgctgcttcgcctgcGCTTGCGACACCGGCATCACCTTGAGCTGATCGATACCGTGCTTGGCGTCGAAGATGTTCTGCTTGCAGAAGCCGCTGTCAACGACATAGTAAAGGTTGGTGATAGTGATCGACGTCTCAGCGACGTTCGTGGCCAGCACGACCTTACGGCACCCCGGTGGGGTGGACTCGAACACCTTCGACTGAACCTCTTGCGGCATGGTGGCCGTGAGAGGCAGCACCATCAAGTCGGGCAAAGGCGTGCTcacctgccgccgcagcatcTCCATCCAGCGAAACAGCTGTTCCCCACCCAGCTCGATCTCTTCCTGCCCCGTGAAGAAGACCAGGACGTCCCCTGGAGGCTCTTGCAGGTGAATCATCATGACTGTCTGCAGGGCGGCTCGCACGTAGTCGGTGGTGGGGTCGGTGAGGTAGTACGTCTCTACTGGAAATGTGCGGCCCTCAATCCGAAAAGGCTCAGAGGCGCCAAAATAGGCGCAGAACTTCTCCGTCTCGAGGGTGGCGGAGGTCACCATAGCCTTCAGCCCCTCGTGtttccgcagcgcctgccgcacAATGGCGAAGAGCAGATCGGTGCTGATGGAGCGCTCGTGTGCCTCGTCGAGGATGATGACGCTG is from Leishmania panamensis strain MHOM/PA/94/PSC-1 chromosome 35 sequence and encodes:
- a CDS encoding hypothetical protein (TriTrypDB/GeneDB-style sysID: LpmP.35.2890), whose protein sequence is MFFIYPTPQYPRRTLEFVFKSLYTLANAVHLASLVIFMSDFFIRLSNSMPSYYRNRNLVISDSILLVMENCTYNGSILLGNVRGTVEVTSGNIGYGLMTMAQYVTGIFVLEFLLLVNNLVAALNYTKGNRHLRIFGVHVPLYHITVMLTQVYSIAIVVLVWAFDGNRQLFQRALQYCAEQMRETNYEQLLNSEFDNFTIFSAIVYLPFAATCVSELIYISAVIVLCYFSSDEGIILLSEADAPWESRGLLCNTSKPLLKLHTAQRNAIIEDARNAIKKGQKVRIVRSYQLTTEEAFEALVQAMREQVARALKEKRFEQLKRTFGDNESQLDKMGFAWRENLMAARPDEMSGGVEGELPSGLEAGPGDQFFDVPFEDYFTENEANGIDRGRFGDNDGAVGRSEVIYSDEPLSIHEGGFGDDGGTYGYWNNGFTLDPADDSGATQDAWSPQEGEYTMEGAGEIYDPSQSQQYSQGASHTHHRRRHRRRRRDDAKDDIDDRAEPSPRMPLQGQQRVSGKSDLHGGDTYVSPSNYYNANDGMAYGGGGDYALGTGQGGRLESTNSNYPLSTRESGQRRQNRGRQAGLEQEDDVADELSDEFG
- a CDS encoding hypothetical protein (TriTrypDB/GeneDB-style sysID: LpmP.35.2880), which gives rise to MRPSLIQCFPHPFTRQWPATGNPVTCECRQLYALVSVCCCVPNTHLLVLHESARLNTNLITSMPKGPKYVDFAITPRTTPEDLCGFLVRAEMAATGLPPTTSAGSGGALGASTLEDVSVFSPANLGENRNEACAPAAVSTSASQIGQQWPPPPRSTGAQRQVVIVCLHGIADASAAVQSALMDLLMFEQVRNHHRTVRVPTLRIVAFCSNRNYAILLPEPLRALFTLSTYVSTHASDSAVVLQTATVFSSSIVNKRFMMEVMTASDGQSLLETVTLSSSVTRYLRHLLLVLRGSFAVGMSPGTLALRRIPRWMTILKALAILFMPDEELLRSRVQHTRSGLLQSYTRVTSHVALERTPRGATHREAAAVHCSTPSETRAAHQHPGGSQSVGSGGRQKVDQAEAATEDRSDTHKSGSSSTAIESFSNIVVSPSDIACVLHCLVGHLMTIPREMVPSEILSAISTTMGNSAVSGTFVDTYGGVLDVHQYGKVGFLLQDPAMWDAVAASWTLRNLHEIANPTVDPANGLDSSMVSSGTHRNQSVTLCSVESGEVIGETDKGPHRGRRTRSSYSPEQDARAPSPHTSHEQYFQTLNNRPLFSVAEAWKWTAVNKFGILDVASTPMLDYWEVREAMRATLLGRSAPAPG
- a CDS encoding DEAD/DEAH box helicase, putative (TriTrypDB/GeneDB-style sysID: LpmP.35.2900); this encodes MNTGGDDDAVAEQQNMSFLMQLQELYCKTALYEQLEQIMGHPATQEESDGYLDDVEGLVELYCSEREAAKKTAPPAEEADAAAQCEEATKQHILKSLSDAINGVAEADEEPDIPMSSIQQLYHVLHDCLTIDTVETGLAVGSLLLADDAKRSAEEASRLAYQQQQRHMHSGIDTASMTTSTAERKNAMKVSPEEMFRLAQHVRSGLADEAELLKLRSEDNEEEGNGEQDVELNDEEPRFLRNMGFSSMLHRRINYRAPLPSQQLRDARTPQHRQAILDRLAQRQQGDTSKLNSMEKAAQMQEKINMDRRVIARKAQRTQQESREYDFGATMSVRDDRSVLDESRYEWKGRMLESEEYSTQPTLLHSEQNTLPEEGGFRPQDLPTKLAPWMKHSFGRKPRFGLPETLQTIQEQRISLPIYAKKEALLNFVDAHQVTILVGETGSGKTTQIPQYLVEHGYADRGMIACTQPRRVAAETLAMRVAEEYGCRLGEEVGYTVRFRDVTSSLTKIKYMTDGMLLREALLDDSFQRYSVIILDEAHERSISTDLLFAIVRQALRKHEGLKAMVTSATLETEKFCAYFGASEPFRIEGRTFPVETYYLTDPTTDYVRAALQTVMMIHLQEPPGDVLVFFTGQEEIELGGEQLFRWMEMLRRQVSTPLPDLMVLPLTATMPQEVQSKVFESTPPGCRKVVLATNVAETSITITNLYYVVDSGFCKQNIFDAKHGIDQLKVMPVSQAQAKQRSGRAGRIGPGKCYRMYTEKQFTTDMVPETVPDIMRTSLFHVTLQLKAMGLDLLNLELMDCPPKGAIVSALEKLRYLEALDDDGLLTPLGSRMAQLSIDPSQSKTLLTAVDLGCSEPVLTIVSMLAVQKRGVFYRPRDQQEASDAARRQFMQPEGDQLTLMAVYDAWVENGMSEDWSKHNFLKHRMLVEARDTRDQLKEMLARRNQHISHENDTNIDEVRKSITAGYFFNAARRVDSHTRSYVTLSDRREVYVHPSSVLIDDPPKYVLYDDLRMTKREYMTELLAIEPKWLVELAPAFYAKPKEGRLTKEQAAERFTPILKSWETGSSWRISRLKKQRR